The following coding sequences lie in one Ostrea edulis chromosome 8, xbOstEdul1.1, whole genome shotgun sequence genomic window:
- the LOC125662494 gene encoding uncharacterized protein LOC125662494 translates to MEHIPRLSEAVYVGVCRIAGTPTMVSIRRTAIDTAEAILKSTDEKTHMPAHMLSGSDREGFCLQGSDVDYMIWFRDHKVLCDINQAERYNVGTCTLILMERIEDQPGFVLLQLLTPTKNILVRRSCIRYKDTLYISSSSFRQNTFKASGGEIMHGPCASGKRGNLEYDFAFCFHSPHWPSAADKFIDRCLTRGWPVFNVLRDIISAGCHMVPIGLKGSPQEDSEWRTSFSSAEQKLVYSMNHTQFLCYGMLKLFLKEVLNIVDANGQSLLCSYFMKTVLFWVIQSNNIDWSPPNLLSGFWMCFKGLLSCVQRGYLPNFFIPENNMFQSKIHGHSQELLYDRLLEFYNKGIACLLHSPSIRRSLMQAILHREYVVSTREMDIVSEVRLHIEIVNEIDKMYGSLRKICSIQGEGGSFIMLASVITDFALPISPHQHVISRMFCSDIIRSIVDHLSGILNNKKNRQKVEFLKSCEQLLKISVRFGCLSDVIYLALFHCVTGENQKALRVLEKLKRALFQPYVIYNGRVNRMAYRQKVVGQSLQEKMKKAASMDLMFPKRCMLIQELTLEKTVTTQLALCISPYIMTLMMLIVCNHDNSQKQQEVLRELYILVHNEDERYIDKSLRDISWQILGICQQICGDHRGALRSYQESLKQEPYNGIQEASYRRIQDARSRI, encoded by the coding sequence ATGGAACACATACCGCGATTATCAGAGGCTGTGTATGTGGGGGTGTGTCGTATAGCGGGCACGCCCACAATGGTGTCAATCAGGAGAACAGCGATTGATACTGCGGAGGCGATACTGAAGTCAACGGATGAAAAGACGCATATGCCGGCTCATATGTTAAGTGGCAGTGATAGAGAAGGATTCTGTTTACAAGGTTCGGACGTGGATTACATGATATGGTTTCGTGACCATAAAGTACTGTGTGACATCAACCAGGCTGAACGTTATAACGTCGGGACCTGTACTCTTATTTTGATGGAGAGGATCGAGGACCAACCAGGATTTGTTTTGTTACAACTACTGACGCCCACAAAGAACATACTTGTTAGGCGATCATGTATCAGATACAAGGACACGTTATACATCAGTAGTTCCTCATTCCGACAAAACACTTTCAAAGCGTCTGGAGGAGAGATAATGCACGGGCCATGTGCAAGTGGGAAAAGGGGAAATTTAGAATACGATTTTGCGTTCTGCTTTCATTCTCCACACTGGCCGTCTGCAGCTGATAAGTTCATAGATAGATGTCTTACACGAGGGTGGCCTGTTTTCAATGTACTAAGGGACATTATCAGTGCCGGATGTCACATGGTGCCGATAGGACTAAAGGGGTCGCCACAGGAAGATTCGGAATGGCGGACGTCCTTCTCTTCAGCTGAACAAAAACTTGTGTATAGTATGAATCATACACAGTTTCTGTGCTATGGGATGCTAAAATTATTTCTGAAAGAGGTATTAAATATTGTAGATGCAAATGGACAATCGCTACTCTGTTCATATTTCATGAAGACAGTGTTATTTTGGGTCATTCAAAGCAACAACATTGATTGGTCCCCACCAAACCTACTGTCAGGATTCTGGATGTGTTTCAAAGGTCTATTGTCTTGTGTTCAACGGGGTTATCTTCCCAATTTCTTCATTCCAGAAAACAACATGTTCCAGTCGAAAATACACGGCCATTCACAAGAGTTGTTGTATGATCGTCTGCTCGAATTCTATAACAAAGGAATTGCGTGTTTACTTCATAGCCCCTCCATTCGACGTTCTCTCATGCAGGCAATACTTCACAGAGAGTATGTTGTAAGTACTCGCGAGATGGACATTGTCTCAGAGGTGAGACTGCATATCGAGATCGTCAATGAAATAGACAAAATGTACGGGTCCCTGAGAAAAATATGTTCTATACAGGGGGAGGGGGGCTCTTTCATCATGCTTGCTAGTGTTATTACTGATTTTGCTTTACCGATATCACCACACCAGCACGTGATATCACGGATGTTCTGCTCAGACATCATCAGATCCATCGTAGATCACTTATCAGGAATCTTAAACAACAAGAAAAACAGACAAAAAGTCGAGTTTCTTAAATCTTGCGAACAACTCTTGAAAATTAGCGTTCGATTCGGATGTTTATCGGATGTAATATATCTTGCTTTATTTCATTGTGTAACGGGTGAGAATCAGAAGGCCCTTCGAGTTttagaaaagttgaaaagaGCTCTCTTTCAGCCTTACGTCATCTATAATGGCAGAGTAAACAGAATGGCGTACAGACAGAAAGTGGTAGGGCAGTCACTACAGGAGAAAATGAAGAAAGCTGCATCGATGGATTTAATGTTTCCGAAACGCTGTATGCTTATTCAAGAACTAACACTAGAAAAAACTGTAACCACGCAGTTGGCACTATGTATCTCTCCATATATCATGACGCTAATGATGTTAATTGTATGTAACCATGACAACTCACAAAAACAACAGGAAGTTCTTCGTGAGTTGTACATCCTTGTACACAATGAGGATGAACGGTATATTGACAAAAGCTTGAGAGATATTTCATGGCAGATTCTGGGAATTTGTCAACAGATCTGTGGGGACCACAGGGGAGCTCTCAGATCTTATCAGGAATCACTGAAGCAAGAGCCATACAATGGGATACAGGAGGCCAGTTACAGGAGAATACAAGACGCCCGCAGTAGAATTTAG